The Streptomyces sp. NBC_01244 genome contains a region encoding:
- a CDS encoding NmrA family NAD(P)-binding protein produces MIVVMGATGATGNALLRSLLALGAPVRALTRTPHIPIPGTTGAHRQPVEVQYADAADPGSLRTAFKGADQLFLAMANGPAQVALETRVIDLAAQAGIGHIVKISAPAAEPHSPVAVSRGHHAVEEHLRACGLTHTVLRPYAFMQNLLRLAPAVAQGVILGTMGEAPCNYIDCRDIGDVAAAALTRPGIAGGTYTLTGPEAVSYPELAARLATLTGSAVRYVNLAPDELRVSLIRNAHMPDWLADHVTEIQQLAVTRPESPTTTVTDLLGRPPRTLDAFLREHQAHFRSTDPSAERPLQPAADDLPV; encoded by the coding sequence ATGATCGTCGTCATGGGAGCGACCGGAGCCACCGGCAACGCCCTGCTCCGCAGCCTCCTCGCCCTCGGCGCACCCGTACGCGCGCTGACCCGCACTCCGCACATCCCGATCCCCGGCACAACCGGCGCACACCGGCAGCCCGTTGAGGTCCAGTACGCCGACGCCGCCGACCCCGGTTCTCTGCGCACCGCGTTCAAGGGAGCCGACCAGCTCTTCCTCGCGATGGCCAACGGCCCCGCGCAGGTCGCGCTCGAAACCCGCGTCATCGACCTCGCCGCCCAAGCCGGCATCGGACACATCGTCAAGATCTCCGCACCCGCCGCCGAACCCCACTCCCCGGTCGCCGTCTCCCGCGGACACCACGCCGTCGAAGAACACCTGCGCGCCTGCGGCCTCACCCACACCGTCCTGCGCCCTTACGCGTTCATGCAGAACCTCCTGCGCCTGGCTCCCGCCGTCGCCCAGGGCGTCATCCTCGGCACGATGGGCGAAGCGCCCTGCAACTACATCGACTGCCGCGACATAGGCGACGTCGCCGCGGCCGCGCTCACCAGGCCCGGCATCGCCGGCGGCACGTACACCCTGACCGGACCGGAAGCCGTCTCCTACCCCGAACTCGCCGCACGGCTGGCCACTCTGACGGGCAGTGCGGTCCGCTACGTCAACCTCGCCCCGGACGAACTGCGCGTCAGCCTCATCCGCAACGCCCACATGCCCGACTGGCTCGCCGACCACGTGACCGAGATCCAGCAGCTCGCCGTCACCAGGCCCGAGAGCCCGACCACCACAGTCACCGACCTTCTCGGCCGCCCGCCCCGCACCCTCGACGCCTTCCTGCGGGAACACCAGGCACACTTCCGCTCCACGGATCCTTCAGCGGAGCGGCCACTTCAACCGGCCGCGGACGACCTCCCGGTATGA
- a CDS encoding MarR family winged helix-turn-helix transcriptional regulator → MTSDGIDGEAPTLDQARRQVEHYGLEVDPQAVLVAVRLISAGARVGRMAEVHFARFGLSTGRYRVLADLEDHGGEKSPSRLAADLGVSRATVTGLLDGLEREGLIARRPSVEDGRGTVAILTARGAQLLRDMAPEHFGRLEAMVGGLSVEERAVFLNLLARVVRGSAALVDD, encoded by the coding sequence ATGACGAGCGACGGCATCGACGGTGAGGCGCCCACGCTCGACCAGGCCAGGAGGCAGGTCGAGCACTACGGCCTGGAGGTCGATCCGCAGGCGGTGCTGGTCGCGGTGCGGCTGATTTCGGCGGGCGCGCGGGTCGGCAGGATGGCCGAGGTGCACTTCGCCCGGTTCGGCCTGTCGACGGGGCGGTACCGGGTGCTGGCCGACCTCGAAGACCACGGCGGGGAGAAGTCTCCGTCGCGCCTCGCCGCCGACCTCGGTGTCTCCAGGGCCACGGTCACCGGCCTGCTGGACGGCCTCGAGCGTGAAGGTCTGATCGCGCGCCGGCCCTCCGTGGAGGACGGCCGGGGCACGGTGGCCATCCTGACCGCGCGTGGTGCGCAGCTCCTGCGCGACATGGCGCCCGAGCACTTCGGGCGGCTCGAGGCGATGGTGGGCGGACTTTCCGTCGAGGAGCGCGCGGTGTTCTTGAACCTGCTCGCGCGAGTGGTCCGCGGTAGCGCGGCCCTGGTCGACGACTGA
- a CDS encoding HEAT repeat domain-containing protein, whose protein sequence is MTGPATTPNPTSVEPPSRPSSQTVAPRRPSPCSARLAIEDPDDRLRAVAVYNLAAGWHGPETGELLRRIVTSQTDHPISRGAAIRALAGGWRDDPVTEELLRERAVDDSDWSLQRAAVMALAERWPHDPEIQALADRLSDDW, encoded by the coding sequence ATGACAGGGCCGGCAACGACCCCGAACCCTACGTCCGTGGAGCCGCCGTCCAGGCCCTCGTCACAAACGGTCGCACCCCGCAGACCGTCTCCCTGCTCCGCCCGGCTCGCCATCGAGGACCCCGACGACCGCCTGCGCGCAGTCGCCGTCTACAACCTGGCGGCGGGCTGGCACGGACCGGAGACCGGCGAACTGCTCCGGCGAATCGTCACCAGCCAAACCGACCACCCGATCAGCCGGGGCGCGGCAATCCGGGCACTGGCAGGCGGCTGGCGCGACGACCCCGTCACCGAGGAACTCCTACGCGAGCGGGCCGTCGACGACTCCGACTGGAGCCTGCAGCGAGCGGCCGTGATGGCACTCGCCGAACGCTGGCCCCATGACCCGGAGATCCAGGCGCTGGCCGACCGCCTCTCCGACGACTGGTAG